A region from the Microbacterium lacus genome encodes:
- a CDS encoding DUF445 domain-containing protein produces the protein MTRTPTALLSPADQERRRGLRLMKGVALGALLFMAVLFVIAFAFQEQYPPLAYVRAFAEGGMVGALADWFAVTALFRHPLGIPIPHTAIIPNRKDEIGRNLGEFVETEFLRGDVVRTKLEETAIAAKLGEWLSVPVHAERVGAEGSLMAAGILRALSDDDVSDIIEDLARKHLINPEWGPPLGGWLGRIVESGAHHGAVDLAIDSIATWLTSNQASFSGLVSRRLPAWVPSVASRLVDDTVYNEAVKFVAAVKADPRHPARIAIDGYLARLSDNLQHDPVTMARLEETKATLFDSPRVRELAAEAWNTAKAGLLDSLADPGSGLRRRIDQALAEIGTRLTTDAALQRRVDGWVTDAAVFLVDRYRHDIASIITDTVERWDAAETTEKIELMVGRDLQYIRLNGTVVGALAGLVIFSIAHALLG, from the coding sequence ATGACCCGCACTCCCACCGCGCTGCTGAGTCCGGCAGATCAGGAGCGTCGCCGCGGGCTGCGGCTCATGAAGGGCGTCGCCCTCGGCGCACTGCTGTTCATGGCGGTTCTGTTCGTGATCGCGTTCGCCTTCCAGGAGCAGTACCCGCCGCTCGCCTACGTCCGCGCGTTCGCGGAGGGCGGCATGGTGGGAGCGCTCGCCGACTGGTTCGCGGTGACCGCGCTGTTCCGGCATCCGCTCGGCATCCCGATCCCGCACACCGCGATCATCCCGAATCGCAAGGACGAGATCGGCCGCAACCTGGGTGAGTTCGTCGAGACCGAGTTCCTGCGTGGCGACGTCGTGCGCACGAAGCTCGAGGAGACGGCGATCGCGGCGAAGCTCGGCGAATGGCTGAGCGTCCCCGTGCATGCCGAGCGGGTCGGAGCGGAGGGATCGCTCATGGCGGCGGGGATCCTGCGCGCCCTGAGCGACGACGACGTCAGCGACATCATCGAGGACCTCGCCCGCAAGCACCTGATCAATCCCGAGTGGGGACCGCCGCTCGGCGGCTGGCTCGGGCGGATCGTCGAGTCCGGCGCCCACCACGGCGCGGTCGATCTCGCGATCGACAGCATCGCCACCTGGCTGACCTCCAATCAGGCGTCGTTCTCCGGACTCGTCTCACGCCGCCTGCCGGCGTGGGTCCCCTCGGTCGCCTCGCGCCTGGTCGATGACACGGTCTACAACGAGGCCGTCAAGTTCGTCGCGGCCGTGAAGGCCGACCCCCGGCATCCGGCCCGCATCGCGATCGACGGCTACCTCGCGCGTCTGTCGGACAACCTGCAGCACGACCCCGTGACGATGGCACGTCTGGAGGAGACCAAAGCGACGCTGTTCGACAGCCCGCGCGTGCGCGAACTCGCCGCCGAGGCGTGGAACACCGCGAAGGCCGGGCTGCTGGACTCCCTCGCCGACCCCGGGAGCGGGCTGCGGCGGCGCATCGACCAGGCCCTCGCCGAGATCGGCACGAGACTCACGACGGATGCCGCCCTCCAGCGCCGCGTCGACGGCTGGGTCACCGATGCCGCGGTCTTCCTCGTGGACCGCTACCGGCACGACATCGCCTCGATCATCACCGACACGGTCGAGCGGTGGGACGCCGCCGAGACGACCGAGAAGATCGAGCTCATGGTCGGTCGCGACCTGCAGTACATCCGCCTGAACGGCACCGTGGTGGGCGCTCTCGCGGGCCTGGTGATCTTCTCGATCGCGCACGCGCTGCTCGGCTGA
- a CDS encoding gamma-glutamylcyclotransferase family protein has translation MAAPDQLLFSYGTLQNPDVQLDTFGRLLDVEDDALPGYTVDYTEIEDPRVVDLSGLSVHPVVRPTGNALDKVTGKVLRVTEDELDAADEYEVALYRRVQVRLRSGRAAWVYVSN, from the coding sequence GTGGCAGCTCCCGATCAGCTCCTGTTCAGCTATGGCACCCTGCAGAATCCCGACGTGCAGCTCGACACGTTCGGCCGACTTCTCGACGTCGAGGACGACGCGCTGCCCGGGTACACCGTCGACTACACGGAGATCGAGGACCCGCGGGTGGTCGACCTGTCCGGACTGTCGGTCCATCCGGTCGTGCGACCGACCGGGAACGCGCTGGACAAGGTGACCGGCAAGGTCCTGCGGGTGACGGAGGACGAACTGGACGCCGCGGACGAGTACGAGGTGGCGCTGTACCGCCGGGTGCAGGTGCGGCTGCGGAGCGGGCGCGCGGCGTGGGTGTACGTCTCGAACTGA
- a CDS encoding arginase family protein: MHDDPLWPRAGSWPALDDRDVDLALIGVPAWRTSLSPTGAGATPAAVREALRRYSPALMDGPIDLGALRVADAGDVPEPDGPEGEDAVRALAATAAARARLVVALGGDNSATYAVAQGTGAGGLITLDAHFDLRDGVSNGSPVRRLIEDGLDPHRIAQIGIADFANSAAYARRAADHGITVITLDQVRRRGVADVMSEALEVAGAGGGGIHLDVDVDVCDRSFAPGCPASMPGGLSAWELRALVRAAALDARVISADIVEVDATADAADMRTVRLAALCVLELLAGVGGRS, encoded by the coding sequence CTGCATGACGATCCCCTCTGGCCCCGCGCGGGCTCGTGGCCCGCTCTCGATGACCGCGACGTCGACCTCGCCCTGATCGGGGTGCCCGCGTGGCGCACGTCGCTGTCGCCGACGGGAGCCGGCGCGACACCCGCCGCCGTCCGCGAGGCGCTGCGCCGCTACAGTCCCGCCCTCATGGACGGTCCGATCGATCTCGGCGCACTGCGCGTCGCGGACGCGGGCGATGTGCCCGAACCCGACGGGCCGGAGGGAGAGGACGCGGTCCGCGCGCTCGCGGCCACCGCTGCGGCGCGGGCTCGGCTCGTCGTCGCCCTCGGCGGGGACAACAGTGCGACCTACGCCGTCGCACAGGGCACCGGCGCCGGGGGGCTCATCACGCTCGACGCGCACTTCGACCTCCGCGACGGTGTCTCCAACGGCTCTCCCGTGCGCCGGCTCATCGAGGACGGCCTCGACCCGCACCGCATCGCGCAGATCGGCATCGCGGACTTCGCCAACTCCGCCGCATACGCCCGCCGTGCCGCGGACCACGGCATCACCGTGATCACCCTCGACCAGGTGCGTCGACGCGGTGTGGCCGATGTGATGTCCGAAGCGCTCGAGGTCGCGGGCGCCGGGGGCGGCGGCATCCATCTCGACGTCGATGTCGACGTGTGCGATCGCTCCTTCGCTCCGGGATGCCCCGCGAGCATGCCCGGGGGCCTTTCCGCGTGGGAGCTGCGCGCGCTCGTGCGCGCCGCGGCACTCGATGCGCGGGTGATCTCGGCGGACATCGTCGAGGTCGATGCGACAGCGGATGCCGCGGACATGCGTACCGTGCGGCTCGCGGCGCTGTGCGTCCTCGAGCTGCTGGCCGGAGTGGGAGGACGCTCGTGA
- a CDS encoding SixA phosphatase family protein → MIRLVLVRHAKSDWGDPSLDDHDRPLNDRGLRDAPRMARALAETGFRPDVIRSSTALRARTTAEAFAAQFDVGVDLVPELYGAPAGTLLAVAAATRAERAMIVAHDPGMTVLAERLSGGGIAHMPTCAVATFTWAEDDWDVAAAIDPAEWTFDSPR, encoded by the coding sequence GTGATCCGGCTGGTGCTGGTGCGGCACGCGAAATCGGACTGGGGCGACCCGAGCCTGGACGATCACGACCGGCCGCTGAACGACCGAGGGCTGCGGGATGCGCCGCGGATGGCGCGTGCGCTGGCCGAGACCGGATTCCGGCCGGATGTGATCCGCTCGAGCACCGCGCTGCGCGCGCGGACGACCGCGGAGGCCTTCGCGGCGCAGTTCGACGTCGGCGTGGACCTGGTGCCGGAGCTCTACGGCGCCCCGGCGGGGACGCTCCTCGCCGTCGCCGCCGCGACGCGGGCGGAGCGGGCCATGATCGTCGCGCACGACCCCGGCATGACCGTGCTCGCCGAGCGCCTGTCGGGCGGCGGCATCGCGCACATGCCGACGTGCGCGGTCGCGACGTTCACCTGGGCGGAAGACGACTGGGACGTCGCGGCCGCGATCGACCCCGCGGAATGGACGTTCGACAGCCCGCGCTGA
- the hutI gene encoding imidazolonepropionase has protein sequence MRATLITNIGELTTNVAAPGDACGTLHDAAVLIEGGRIAWVGPASDAAGLALSDRETASERRNGGDFPTSRRGDALSRAYDVKIVDAGGRAVLPGFVDAHTHLVFGGDRADEFEARMAGVPYAAGGIRRTVEATRAAGDDTLRRRLAGFVDELHAQGTTTFEVKTGYGLTVADEERLARLAAEVTSEVTFLGAHVVPAEFAERRDEYVDLVCGRMLDACARHSRWVDVFCERGAFTPEESRRVLAAGIARGLLPRVHGNQLGHGEGVQLAVALGAASVDHCTYLSDDDVTALAGSDTVATLLPGVEFSTRQPYPDARRLLDARVTVALASDCNPGSSFTSSMPLMIALAVREMGMTTAEAVWAATAGGARALRRDDVGAIAPGLRADLVVLDAPTRTHLAYRPGVPLVRTVWKDGVAVTARS, from the coding sequence ATGCGCGCGACGCTGATCACGAACATCGGGGAGCTCACGACGAACGTCGCGGCACCCGGGGACGCATGCGGCACGCTGCACGACGCCGCCGTGCTGATCGAAGGCGGGCGCATCGCGTGGGTCGGCCCCGCGTCCGACGCCGCCGGCCTCGCGCTCTCAGACCGCGAAACCGCATCGGAGCGCCGAAACGGAGGGGATTTCCCCACATCTCGGCGTGGGGATGCACTCTCGCGGGCCTATGACGTCAAGATCGTGGATGCCGGGGGTCGGGCCGTGCTGCCCGGTTTCGTCGACGCGCACACCCACCTCGTATTCGGCGGCGACCGTGCCGACGAGTTCGAAGCCCGCATGGCCGGGGTGCCGTATGCCGCGGGTGGCATACGGCGGACGGTCGAGGCCACCCGCGCGGCGGGCGATGACACGCTGCGCCGGCGACTGGCGGGTTTCGTGGACGAACTCCACGCCCAGGGCACGACGACGTTCGAGGTGAAGACGGGCTACGGGCTCACCGTGGCGGACGAGGAGCGGCTGGCTCGTCTGGCGGCGGAGGTCACTTCGGAGGTCACGTTCCTCGGAGCGCACGTCGTGCCCGCCGAGTTCGCCGAGCGGCGCGACGAGTACGTCGATCTCGTGTGCGGCCGGATGCTGGACGCCTGCGCCCGGCACAGCCGATGGGTCGACGTCTTCTGCGAACGTGGCGCCTTCACCCCCGAGGAGTCCCGTCGGGTGCTGGCCGCCGGGATCGCGCGGGGTCTCCTGCCCAGGGTGCACGGCAACCAGCTGGGTCACGGGGAGGGTGTTCAGCTCGCGGTCGCGCTCGGCGCGGCATCCGTGGATCACTGCACGTACCTCAGCGACGACGACGTCACCGCGCTCGCCGGCTCCGACACGGTCGCCACCCTGCTGCCCGGCGTCGAGTTCTCGACGCGCCAGCCGTACCCGGACGCGCGCCGCCTGCTCGATGCGCGGGTGACCGTCGCTCTTGCGAGCGACTGCAATCCGGGGTCGAGCTTCACGAGCTCGATGCCGCTCATGATCGCGCTCGCCGTCCGCGAGATGGGCATGACGACCGCGGAAGCGGTGTGGGCCGCGACCGCGGGCGGCGCCCGCGCCCTGCGCCGCGACGATGTCGGGGCGATCGCGCCCGGCCTGCGCGCGGATCTGGTGGTCCTCGACGCGCCGACCCGCACGCATCTGGCCTACCGGCCCGGGGTTCCGCTCGTGCGGACGGTCTGGAAGGACGGGGTCGCGGTCACCGCGCGTTCATGA
- the hutU gene encoding urocanate hydratase, producing the protein MTTASPETRVIRAARGAERTAKSWGAEAAKRMLMNNLDPEVAEHPEDLVVYGGTGKAARSWEAYDAIVRTLDELEPDETLLVQSGKPVGVFRTHEWAPRVLIANSNLVGDWATWPEFRRLEHLGLTMYGQMTAGSWIYIGTQGILQGTYETFAAVARSLGREDLSGTLTLTGGCGGMGGAQPLAVTLNGGAVLIVDVDESRLARRVEHGYLDEYTTDLDAAVARVVAARAAGRALSVGVVGNAALVFPELLQRGIPIDIVTDQTSAHDPLAYLPVGVSVEGWRAEAERDPSGFTDRARGSMAKQVAAMVGFQDAGAAVFDYGNSIRAEAQLGGFTRAFEFPGFVPAYIRPQFAEGRGPFRWVALSGDPEDIRKTDEAVKALFPENAALVRWLEKAGDTVHFEGLPARICWLGYQERHLAGLKFNEMVASGELAGPIVIGRDHLDAGSVASPYRETEAMADGSDAIADWPLLNALLNTASGASWVSIHHGGGVGIGRSIHAGQVTVADGTALAAEKLARVLVNDPGTGVMRHVDAGYDRAREVAVERGLKVPML; encoded by the coding sequence ATGACCACCGCATCCCCTGAAACCCGTGTGATCCGCGCCGCGCGCGGTGCCGAACGGACCGCGAAGAGCTGGGGCGCCGAGGCCGCCAAACGAATGCTCATGAACAACCTCGACCCCGAGGTCGCCGAGCATCCCGAAGACCTCGTCGTCTACGGCGGCACCGGCAAGGCCGCGCGGTCGTGGGAGGCATACGACGCGATCGTCCGCACCCTGGACGAGCTCGAGCCCGACGAGACGCTGCTCGTGCAGTCCGGCAAGCCGGTGGGCGTGTTCCGCACGCACGAGTGGGCGCCGCGCGTGCTGATCGCGAACTCCAACCTCGTCGGCGACTGGGCGACGTGGCCCGAGTTCCGCCGGCTCGAGCACCTCGGGCTCACGATGTACGGGCAGATGACGGCCGGATCGTGGATCTACATCGGTACGCAGGGCATTCTGCAGGGCACGTACGAGACCTTCGCCGCGGTGGCGCGGTCGCTCGGGCGTGAGGATCTGTCGGGAACGCTCACGCTCACCGGCGGATGCGGCGGCATGGGCGGCGCGCAGCCGCTCGCGGTGACGCTCAACGGGGGAGCGGTGCTCATCGTCGACGTCGACGAATCGCGGCTCGCGCGCCGCGTCGAGCACGGCTACCTCGACGAGTACACGACCGACCTCGACGCTGCGGTCGCGCGCGTCGTGGCCGCCCGCGCCGCCGGGCGGGCGCTGTCGGTGGGCGTGGTGGGGAACGCGGCGCTCGTGTTCCCCGAGCTGCTGCAGCGCGGCATCCCGATCGACATCGTCACCGACCAGACGAGCGCGCACGACCCGCTCGCCTATCTGCCGGTCGGCGTGTCGGTCGAGGGCTGGCGGGCCGAGGCGGAGCGCGACCCGTCAGGGTTCACCGACCGGGCCCGCGGCTCGATGGCGAAGCAGGTCGCGGCGATGGTCGGGTTCCAGGATGCCGGGGCCGCCGTGTTCGACTACGGCAACTCCATTCGCGCAGAGGCGCAGCTGGGCGGCTTCACCCGTGCGTTCGAGTTCCCCGGATTCGTGCCGGCCTACATCCGCCCGCAGTTCGCGGAGGGGCGCGGTCCGTTCCGGTGGGTGGCGCTGTCCGGCGACCCGGAGGACATCCGCAAGACGGACGAAGCGGTGAAGGCGCTCTTCCCCGAGAACGCCGCGCTCGTGCGCTGGCTCGAGAAGGCCGGCGACACCGTGCACTTCGAGGGACTGCCCGCGCGCATCTGCTGGCTCGGCTACCAGGAGCGCCACCTGGCCGGCCTGAAGTTCAACGAGATGGTCGCCTCGGGCGAGCTCGCCGGCCCCATCGTGATCGGCCGCGACCACCTCGACGCCGGCTCGGTCGCCTCGCCGTACCGCGAGACCGAGGCGATGGCCGACGGCTCGGACGCGATCGCCGACTGGCCGCTGCTGAACGCGCTGCTGAACACCGCGTCGGGCGCCTCCTGGGTCTCGATCCACCACGGCGGCGGCGTCGGCATCGGCCGTTCGATCCACGCCGGTCAGGTCACGGTCGCGGACGGCACGGCGCTGGCCGCCGAGAAGCTCGCGCGCGTGCTCGTGAACGACCCCGGCACCGGTGTCATGCGCCACGTGGATGCCGGCTACGACCGTGCCCGCGAGGTGGCGGTGGAGCGCGGCCTGAAGGTGCCGATGCTGTGA
- the hutH gene encoding histidine ammonia-lyase — MTTIIDLRTVVVGAAPVRPADVVAVARDSARVELDPAALHRVAASRTLVDGLADDPEPHYGISTGFGALATTFIAADRRAQLQASLIRSHAAGTGAEVEREVVRALQLLRLQTLMTAHTGVRPVVVETYAAMLNAGITPIVREYGSLGCSGDLAPLSHVALAAMGEGDVRDASGTLVPAAAALEASGITPLALREKEGLALINGTDGMLGMLLLALHDLGVLVRTADVAAAMSIESQLGTDAVFAADLMALRPQTGQAASAARLRQLLAGSPIVASHRDPAVCTRVQDAYSLRCTPQVHGAVRDTIDHAAMIAGRELASAVDNPVITDDGRVESNGNFHGAPVAYVLDFLAIAVADLASISERRTDRALDPARSHGLPPFLAHEVGVDSGLMIAQYAAAGIVSELKRLAVPASVDSIPSSAMQEDHVSMGWAAARKLRRGVDGLARVLAIEVLTGARAIDLRAPLQPGAATGAARDLVRTVVRGPGHDHFLSPDIEAVTDLVLSGRVADAAEAAVAASGSSLSPDQELRPVQAEQA; from the coding sequence GTGACCACGATCATCGACCTCCGCACCGTCGTCGTGGGCGCGGCCCCCGTGCGGCCCGCCGACGTCGTCGCCGTCGCCCGCGATTCCGCGCGCGTCGAGCTCGACCCTGCGGCCCTGCACCGCGTCGCGGCATCCCGCACGCTCGTCGACGGCCTGGCCGATGACCCCGAACCGCACTACGGCATCTCGACCGGCTTCGGCGCTCTTGCGACGACCTTCATCGCCGCCGACCGGCGCGCCCAGCTGCAGGCGAGCCTGATCCGCTCCCACGCGGCCGGCACCGGCGCCGAAGTGGAGCGCGAGGTCGTACGGGCGCTGCAGCTGCTGCGGCTGCAGACGCTCATGACCGCGCACACGGGCGTGCGACCGGTCGTCGTCGAAACCTACGCGGCGATGCTGAACGCCGGGATCACACCGATCGTCCGCGAGTACGGCTCGCTGGGCTGCTCGGGCGACCTCGCGCCGCTCTCGCACGTCGCCCTCGCAGCGATGGGCGAGGGCGACGTGCGGGATGCCTCCGGGACGCTCGTCCCGGCCGCCGCCGCGCTGGAAGCGTCCGGAATCACGCCGCTTGCCCTGCGCGAGAAGGAGGGCCTCGCGCTCATCAACGGCACCGACGGCATGCTCGGGATGCTGCTCCTCGCGCTCCACGACCTCGGTGTGCTCGTGCGCACCGCCGATGTCGCCGCGGCGATGTCGATCGAGAGCCAGCTCGGCACGGACGCCGTGTTCGCGGCCGATCTGATGGCCCTCCGTCCGCAGACCGGGCAGGCGGCGTCGGCCGCGCGGCTCAGGCAGCTCCTCGCCGGGTCGCCGATCGTCGCCTCGCACCGTGACCCAGCCGTGTGCACCCGTGTGCAGGACGCCTACTCGTTGCGCTGCACACCGCAGGTGCACGGAGCGGTGCGCGACACGATCGATCACGCCGCGATGATCGCCGGCCGCGAGCTCGCCTCCGCCGTGGACAACCCGGTGATCACCGACGACGGCCGCGTCGAGTCCAACGGCAACTTCCACGGCGCACCGGTCGCCTACGTGCTCGACTTCCTCGCGATCGCGGTCGCCGACCTCGCCTCGATCTCCGAGCGGCGCACCGACCGTGCCCTGGACCCCGCCCGCAGCCACGGCTTGCCGCCGTTCCTCGCGCACGAGGTGGGCGTGGATTCGGGCCTCATGATCGCGCAGTACGCCGCGGCCGGGATCGTGTCCGAGCTCAAGCGGCTCGCGGTTCCGGCATCCGTCGACTCGATCCCGTCCTCGGCGATGCAGGAGGACCACGTCTCGATGGGCTGGGCCGCCGCCCGCAAGCTGCGCCGAGGCGTCGACGGGCTCGCCCGGGTGCTCGCGATCGAGGTGCTTACGGGTGCCCGCGCGATCGATCTGCGCGCGCCCCTGCAGCCCGGGGCGGCGACCGGCGCCGCCCGTGATCTCGTCCGCACCGTCGTGCGCGGACCGGGTCACGACCACTTCCTCTCACCCGACATCGAAGCGGTGACCGACCTCGTGCTCTCGGGCCGGGTCGCGGACGCCGCAGAAGCCGCGGTGGCGGCATCCGGCTCTTCCCTCTCACCAGATCAGGAGCTTCGGCCGGTACAGGCCGAACAGGCCTGA
- a CDS encoding PAS domain-containing sensor histidine kinase — protein sequence MNDQTPDVLGEVVFGLPIPMYRTTVDGRFVAGNPALVSLLGAESFEQLRSMHAREIYADPDRRDWLIRRAQAGLPVPVEDLQIRRIDGGLRWVRISSHFVHDDAGEIAYFEGVMEDVTTLHAVDAQLQRSNELLDTLTRMQDQYIAGADVGELFDGLLQDLLTSTGSAYGFIAQLLHDADGPFLRTWAMTDISWNETTREMYRRFGPRGMEFHNLDTLFGRVITDNAAVISNEPLTDRRAAGRPEGHPPLDSFLGVPIRRGDRVTGMVALANRDGGFDEALVHFLAPLTATVGSLIEAATVDRERIEAERRQARHKQLHRLIVEEAADAIVTFRDGGRIVLANRAARELVGDDLSELIDQRIWRFLPPGRARAYARDAADALRAASGMELEVRRLDGDTRPVECTFVRGYYDDEDVTTVIARDITAHKATEEALRNARDAAESTARAKDEILAGVSHELRSPLNAVIGLSSVLQRELHGPLTDRQRTFVAQIESSGRHLLEVITTILDLAKSEAGKLPVDLVECELGAPIAEALGVVKDLAVRQELTVSTDLAADLPPARVDVVHFRAALINLMANAVKFTPAGGKVGIRAQRVGDSVQVTVWDTGIGIAPHDLERIFEPFEQSDSSLSRRYDGTGLGLTLSRRLVEAMGGTLTVTSRLGEGSQFMMTFPATPHH from the coding sequence GTGAACGATCAGACGCCCGACGTCCTCGGCGAGGTGGTCTTCGGCCTCCCGATCCCGATGTACCGCACCACGGTCGACGGGCGGTTCGTGGCCGGCAACCCCGCCCTGGTCAGTCTGCTGGGCGCCGAGTCGTTCGAGCAGCTCAGGTCGATGCACGCCCGCGAGATCTACGCCGATCCCGATCGGCGGGACTGGCTGATCCGCCGCGCGCAGGCAGGGCTCCCCGTCCCTGTCGAGGATCTGCAGATCCGCCGGATCGACGGCGGCCTGCGCTGGGTGCGCATCAGCTCGCACTTCGTGCACGACGACGCCGGCGAGATCGCCTATTTCGAGGGCGTCATGGAGGACGTCACGACCCTGCACGCCGTGGACGCCCAGCTGCAGCGGTCCAATGAGCTCCTCGACACGCTCACGCGCATGCAGGACCAGTACATCGCCGGCGCCGACGTGGGGGAGCTCTTCGACGGCCTGCTGCAGGATCTGCTCACCTCGACCGGCAGCGCCTACGGCTTCATCGCGCAGCTGCTGCACGATGCCGACGGCCCCTTCCTCCGCACCTGGGCGATGACGGACATCTCCTGGAACGAGACCACCCGCGAGATGTACCGCCGGTTCGGTCCGCGGGGGATGGAATTCCACAACCTCGACACGCTGTTCGGGCGGGTGATCACCGACAACGCCGCCGTGATCTCCAACGAGCCGCTCACCGACCGGCGGGCCGCCGGCCGCCCCGAGGGGCACCCGCCCCTGGATTCGTTCTTGGGCGTGCCCATCCGCCGCGGCGACAGGGTCACGGGCATGGTGGCGCTCGCGAACCGGGACGGCGGATTCGACGAGGCTCTGGTGCACTTCCTCGCCCCGCTGACCGCAACCGTCGGAAGCCTGATCGAAGCGGCGACCGTGGATCGTGAGCGCATCGAGGCGGAGCGCCGCCAGGCCCGTCACAAGCAGCTGCACCGGCTCATCGTCGAGGAGGCGGCCGACGCGATCGTCACCTTCCGCGACGGCGGCAGGATCGTGCTCGCCAATCGCGCGGCGAGGGAGCTGGTCGGAGACGATCTGTCGGAGCTCATCGACCAGCGAATCTGGCGTTTCCTGCCGCCCGGTCGCGCGCGCGCGTACGCGCGGGATGCGGCGGACGCGCTGCGCGCGGCGTCCGGAATGGAGCTGGAGGTGCGGCGGCTCGACGGCGACACCCGTCCGGTGGAATGCACGTTCGTGCGCGGCTACTACGACGACGAAGACGTCACGACCGTGATCGCGCGCGACATCACGGCGCACAAGGCGACCGAAGAGGCGCTGCGCAACGCCCGAGACGCCGCGGAGAGCACCGCGCGGGCGAAAGACGAGATCCTCGCGGGGGTCAGTCACGAGCTGCGGTCGCCGTTGAACGCCGTCATCGGGCTCAGCTCGGTGCTGCAGAGAGAGCTGCACGGCCCGCTGACCGACCGGCAGCGCACGTTCGTCGCACAGATCGAAAGCAGCGGCCGTCACCTCCTCGAGGTGATCACGACGATCCTCGATCTGGCGAAATCAGAGGCCGGAAAACTTCCCGTCGACCTCGTCGAGTGCGAACTCGGCGCGCCCATCGCGGAGGCCTTGGGCGTCGTGAAGGATCTGGCCGTGAGGCAGGAGCTCACCGTGTCGACCGATCTGGCCGCCGATCTGCCCCCCGCGCGGGTCGACGTGGTGCACTTCCGCGCTGCCCTGATCAACCTGATGGCCAATGCCGTCAAATTCACGCCGGCGGGCGGCAAGGTGGGGATCCGCGCACAGCGAGTGGGTGACTCGGTGCAGGTCACGGTCTGGGACACCGGCATCGGCATCGCGCCGCACGATCTGGAGCGCATCTTCGAACCCTTCGAGCAGAGCGACTCGTCGCTCTCGCGCCGCTACGACGGCACCGGCCTCGGCCTCACGCTCAGTCGTCGACTCGTCGAGGCGATGGGCGGAACGCTCACCGTGACGAGCCGACTGGGGGAGGGGTCGCAGTTCATGATGACCTTTCCCGCCACGCCGCACCACTGA
- a CDS encoding response regulator: MIPSADLVARIRSASGDTQEGLARRLAVSYPTINAWERGRSEPTARHRATLEALAAELGIVHEFAVMVIDDDPVTAELVEAAAAEFDGAVTVHSALNGWEGLVTCGAVRPGLLFLDIMMPGIDGLEVARRLPTIPGLDDMRVVFVTASQSPEILSRAAALGNAVLGKPVDLDDLARVIRDTMDESSRR; the protein is encoded by the coding sequence ATGATCCCCTCGGCAGACCTCGTCGCCCGCATCCGATCAGCCAGCGGCGACACGCAGGAGGGGCTCGCGCGGCGTCTCGCGGTGTCCTATCCCACGATCAACGCCTGGGAGCGTGGACGCAGCGAGCCGACGGCACGCCACCGTGCGACGCTCGAGGCTCTCGCAGCCGAGCTGGGCATCGTGCACGAGTTCGCGGTGATGGTGATCGATGACGACCCCGTGACGGCGGAACTCGTCGAGGCGGCGGCGGCCGAGTTCGACGGCGCCGTCACGGTGCACTCCGCATTGAACGGGTGGGAGGGTCTCGTGACGTGCGGGGCGGTCAGGCCGGGTCTGCTCTTCCTGGACATCATGATGCCGGGCATCGACGGTCTCGAGGTCGCCCGGCGCCTGCCCACCATCCCGGGCCTGGACGACATGCGCGTCGTCTTCGTGACCGCCTCGCAGAGTCCGGAGATCCTCAGCCGCGCGGCCGCGCTGGGCAACGCCGTCCTCGGCAAGCCCGTCGATCTCGACGATCTCGCACGCGTCATCCGCGACACGATGGACGAGTCGTCCCGCCGGTGA